From Micromonospora echinaurantiaca:
ACGTCGTCGCGGCCCCGGATGACCAGCAGCGGGACCTCGAGACGGGCCACCGGTTCCTCGATCGGGTGGTCGAGGTGCGCGCGTGCCAGGTGCAGCATGCGGCCCAGCCCGGCACGCTTCCATTCGGGGCGGTGCGACTCGGTCAGCCCCGGTGGCTCGCGGCGTCCGTCCAGCCGCCAGCGGACGAACAGCCGCAGCGGGCTGCGAGCGGCGGGGTCCACCGTCGGGCTGGCAAGGACGACGCCGTGCACGTCGGGCCGGCCCACCGCGGCCTGGGCGGCGACCTGGGTGCCGCTGGAATGGTCGGCGAGCACCACCGGGCCGAGTCGTCGGGCGGTGAGCCACTCCCCGACGGCACGACCGAACTCCGGCACGGTGAGTTCGTGCGGCGGCTCGCCGCTGCCGGCAAAGCCGGGCAACTCGACGAGGTGTGCCCGGGTCCACTCGCCGAGGGCGCCAAGGCCCGGCATCAGGTAGTCGGCCACTCCCATGCCCTGCACGAGCACCAGCTCGGGCACGTCGGATCGCGGCTCGCCGACCGCCCGGCTGCGCATCCGACCCAGCGGACCGTCGTGGTACGACGTCGCCACGTCCGTCGGGAACGGTGGCGCGTACGGCTGAGGCTTGCTCCGCATACCCGGGGTTACCCGACAGCTGCGGACGGAATCGGGCGTACCGGGCGACTTTCGGGGTACCCGCCCGCGGGAGGTGAGATGAAACTACCCCGTGAGGTGGCCACCTTCGACTCCGCTTCCGCGATGGTCATGTCGATCGCCCGCTTCCTGCACGATCGCGACACGCCACCGATGGGCCGGCCGACCGGCCGCCTGCTGCGCCCGGTAGCCGCCACCGCGACCCGGCTTCCGGTCCGGCTGCGCGAGACGATCTACAGCCTCGCCAGCGGCGCCGAGGCGCGGCCGGCGGCGCGGACGGCCACCCTCGACATCGAGGACGTCGCCGCCCGGATCGTCGGCCTCTACCCGCAGCGCCGATATCCGGCGGTCGCCGTCGGCTCGTCCAACGGCGCGCTCGTCCACCTCTGCGCGGCTCTCGGTATCGCGTGGTTGCCCCAGACGCTGCTGCTGCCGCTCCGTCAGCGGCAGGTGCCCCCGGATGATCCGATGCGCGCCGTACACGCCTTCGACACCACCGCCCGGGCGCTGTTGGCGCGCAACCCCGACTTCGTCCTGCACCACCTGCATGATCCGAACCAGGACCGGTTGACGTCACGGCGGATGGCCTACTTCCGGGTCAAACGCACCCGGCTCGGACCCGCGTACGAGCGATTCCTGAACCGGACGCTCGATGCCGGCGGTGTGCTGCTGCTCGCCGAGTGCACCCGGCGATGGCCGACGACCCGCGTCGGCGAGCGACACGTCTTCCAGTTCGGTGCCCTCGGCGGGCTGGAGCCCTCGCAATACCACGAAGGCGACCCCCGAACAGCCGCGTACCTGCGCCGCTACAGAGCCGGGCGGACCCGGTGGGAGGCGCCGACGCCCGACGGCGAGAGCCCTGAGGCGGAGTGGGGGTTCGAACCGGCGCTACGGGACGACGCGATCGCGTTCGCGCGCCGGCACGGCTACCAGGTACGGCGACTCGTCTTCGACGAACCCGAGGACCTCAGCCCACTCGTCGCCGACCTGTACCGCTGGTGGTACCGCCAACGCGGCCTGCCGGCCGATCGACTGCTGGTGGAGTCGTTCATCCTGCTCGACCCCTGGTGGGCGCTGCGGACCGGTTGCGTGCCCTACTGGAGCACCTTCCCCGTCCAATCCTCCGCCGACGCCCTCGCCCGCCACCTCGATCAGTCGGACACCTACGACCACCTCCACCTCGCGCTGTTCTGCCACGGGGTGGAATCCGTGGGACTGGCACCCGTCGACCGGTGGCACGAACTGCTGCGACGCGCGCACGTGTCGGGCTCGTTCGCCGGCGTGGATCCTCGTCGCTACCCGAGCGACCTCTCGACCTTCTTCCGCTTCCAGTCGGCCCTACGGTCCATCCCCGCCCGGCACCCGATCCCCGAACCGCTCTCGCTGAGCCAGTTCGACCGATTCTTCGCGCAGCATCGCCATCGCTACCCAGCCGTGCGGCTGGACGGCTGAGCAACGGACGGCCGGGCGATCCCGGGCTCGTACCTGCCGACGCCGCGGCGGCCGGGTCAGGCGGAGCGCAGGTGACTGCGCCGGCCCTTACGCCCCGCCTCGTACGCCGTCCGGGCGGCCCGCCCCTGCTCCGTCGTCGACACCTCGGCGACCGGGACGTCCCACCAGGCGCCGGCGTCCGGACCGGCCTCGAACCGGTCAGTGGTCACGTGCACCACGGTGGTACGCGTCGCCGCCTTCGCCGCGTCCAGGGCGGCGCGCAGCTCCGCCATTGTCGACACCCGGATCAGCTCCGCGCCGAGGCTGGCCGCGTTGGCGCCCAGGTCGACCGGCAGCGGCGCTCCGGCCCGGTCGAGGTACGCGGTGCCGAGCCGGTGCGCGCCGACGCTCTCGGACAGCCGCCCGATGGAGGCGAAGCCGGCGTTGTCGACCAGCACCACGACCAGCTTGACGCCCTCGGCGACCGCAGTGGCCAGCTCGCTCGGCAGCATCAGGTAGGACCCGTCGCCCACCAGCACGAACACCTCGCGCTCCGGCGCCGCAAGCTTCACCCCGATCCCGCCGGGGATCTCGTAGCCCATGCACGAGTAGCCGTACTCGACGTGGTAGCTCTTCGGGTCGGCGCTGCGCCACAGCCGGTGCAAATCGCCGGGCATCGACCCGGCCGCGCAGACCACCACCCCCCGGTCGCCGGCGGCGTCGTTGACCGCGCCGATCACCGCGGTCTGGGTCGGCGCCACGTCCGGCGCGGCGTGCCGAGCGGTGTCCGCCACCGCCGCCCACCGCTCGCGCAGCCGGGTCACCCGCTCCCGGTACTCCGGCGGGGTCTCCCAGCCGGCGCAGGCCGCGTCCAGCGCGGCGAGGCTCTCCCGGGCGTCGCCGACCACCTGCGCGCCGGAGAGCTTCGCCGCATCGAAGCCGGTGACGTTCAGGTTGACAAAGCGCACGTCGGCGCCGAACAGGGTGCCGGAGGCGGTGGTGAAGTCGCTATAGCGGGTGCCCACCCCGAGCACCACGTCCGCGTCGGCCGCGATCTCGTTGGCCGCGGTGGTCCCGGTGACGCCGACCGCGCCGAGGGCCAGCGGGTGGTCGTACGGCATCGCGCCGGTGCCGGCCTGGGTCTCGGCCACCGGCACCCCATGTTCCTCGGCGAACCAGCGCAGCGCCTCGGTCGCCCCGCTGTAAATCACCCCGCCGCCGGCCACCACCAGCGGCCGACGCGCGGCCCGGACGATCCCGGCCGCCCGGGCCAACGCCGCGATGTCCGGCAGCGGCCGGGGCACGTGCCAGACCCGCTCGGCGAACAGCTCGTCGGGCCAGTCGTACGCCTCGGCCTGCACGTCCTGCGGCAGGGCGAGGGTGACCGCACCGGTCTCCGCCGGGTCGGTCAGCACCCGCATCGCGGCCAGCAGCGCCGCCGGCAACTGCTCCGGCCGGTTGATCCGGTCCCAGTAGCGGGAGACCGGCCGCAGCGCATCGGTGACGCTCACGTCGTAGGAGCGCGGATCCTCCAGTTCCTGCAGCACCGGGTTGGCCACCCGGGTGGCGAAGATGTCGCCGGGCAGCAGCAGCACCGGCAGCCGGTTGATGGTGGCCCCCGCCGCACCGGTGACCAGGTTCGTCGCGCCCGGCCCGATCGACGTGGTGCAGGCCAACGTGCTCAACCGGTCGGTCATCCGGGCGTACGCCGCCGCCGTGTGCACCATGCCCTGCTCGGTGCGGCACAGGTGGTACGGCAGGTCGGCCCCGGCGGCGGCCAGCGCCTCGCCGATCCCGGCGACGTTGCCGTGGCCGAAGATGCCGAAGCAGGCCGGAATCAGCCGTTGCCGCCGCCCGTCGCGTTCGGACCACTGTCGGGCGAGGAACGTCACGACCGCCTGCGCCACCGTCAACCTGGGCATCACACCTCTTTCGTTCCGGGCCGGGTCAGCGGCAGCCGCTCGTCGACCTGCTGGTCGGCCCAGCTGCCCCGGATCCAGCCGTGCCGGGGGTCGTCCACACAGGCCATGGTCCGCGCCGCGCCCGGCCCGGCCAGCACGTTGAGGTAGTACAGGTCGTAGCCGGGCGCGGCCATCGACGGCCCGTGGTAGCCGTACGGTACGAGCACCACATCGCCGGTGCGCACCTCGGCCAGCACGTCGATCGGCCGCTCCGCGGTGCCGTAGACCCGCTGGTAGCCGACCGGCCCGTCACCGGGCGCGCCGCCGGCCACCTCGAAGTAGTAGATCTCCTCCAGCGCCGCCTCCACCCGCCCGTCGGCGTGGGTGCGGTCCTCCTCGTGCTTGTGCGGCGGGTACGACGACCAGTTCCCGCCGGGGGTGAGCACCTCGACGGCGACCAGCCGGTCGCAGGCGAAGGCGTCCGGGGCGCAGAAGTTGTTGACCTGCCGGCTGGCCGACCCGGCGCCGCGCAGCTCCACCGGCACGTCCCGGGCCGCGCCGTAGCGGGGCGACAACCGGCGGGTGGCCCGCGCCGAGGGCAGGGCGAAGCGGCCCGCGCCGCGGATCGTCGCGGTGGCGTCGCGGGGCAGGTAGGCGAAGTCGGTGACCGCGGCGAACACCGACTCGCGGCCGGTCAGGTTGAGCCGCAGCCCGTCGCAGTGCACGGTGGCCGCGCCGGCCAGCGGCACGACCAGCATCTCTTCCTCGCCGGTGGCGAAGGTCAGCTCGCCGTCGGTGGGCAGGGTGAGCACCCGCAGGCCCGCGTACCGCCAGCCGGCCCACTCGGGGGTGACCTCCAGCGCCCAGGGCGGGCGGGCGGTGCCGCCCCAGGGCAGGTGGGCGTCGGCGGTCCTCATGCCCGTCCTCGCTTCGCTGCGGGCGGGAATGAGGCTCCACGCCCGCTGTGATGATGATTCGCTCGCTGCCGCTCGCTCATGCGTCCTGGCCGGTGGGCAGCAGCGAGCCGGCCAGGTCCACCGCGGCGGCCACGTCGTCGTCCGGCGGGTAGAGCAGCGCCCGGCCGACCACCAGGCCGCGCACGCCGGGCAGCCGCAGCGCCCGCTGCCAGCGCGCGTACACCACGTCCGGCGCCTCCACCGGGTCGCCGCCGAGCAGCAGGACCGGCAGCGTGGTCGCGGCCATCACCGCCTCCATCTCGTCGATCGCCGGCAGCTTCAACCAGGTGTACGCGCTGGTCGCGCCGAGCGCCTGCCCCACGCTGACGCCCTTGATGACCGCCTCCGGGCGCAGGTCGGCGCTGACCCGGCCGTTGGTGCGGGCCACCCAGAGCGGCTCGACCAGGGCGACGGTGCGGTGGGCCGCCAACGCGGTCACCGCCTGGGCGCAGGACTGCAGGGTGGAGGCGGTGCCCGGGTCGTCCGGGTCGATGCGGCAGAGCATCTTGCCGCCGTCGTAGCGCATCGCGGCGATGCTGTCGGCGTCGTACGCGGTGAACCGGTCGTCGAGTTCGAAGCTGGCGCCGGAGAGGCCGCCGCGGTTCATCGAACCGATGGCCAGCCGGTTCTCCAGCGCCCCGAGCAGCAGCAGGTCCTCCAGGATGTCCGGGGTGCCGAGCACGCCGTCGACGCCGGGCCGGGACAACGCCAGGCGCAGCCGGTCGAGCAGGTCGGCGCGGCCGGCCATGGCCATCGGCCGGTCCCGTACCCCGAGGGCGCCCCGGGCCGGGTGGTCGGCGGCGATGACGAACAGCGGGCGGCCGGGCTCGGGCCAGGGTCGGCGGGTACGGCGGGCGGCGGCTTCGGCGATCGCCTGTGGCCGGTGCGCGCGGGTGCGGGTCAGCGCGGCGTACTCGGTGCTCACCGGTCTTCTCCTGTCAGGACGGCGGTCGACGGCGCGGGCGGCGGCGTGGCGTCCCCGGCCAGCGCCGCGGTCTCGGCGTAGTCGGGCATGGCGGCGGAGCAGGCCAGGCGGGAGGCGACGATGGCGCCGGCCGCGTTGGCGAAACGCAGCGTCCGCTCCAGCGGCCAGCCGTTCAGCAGCCCGAGGCAGAGCGCGCCACCGAACGCGTCGCCGGCGCCGAGCCCGTTGACCACGTCGACCGGCACCGGCGGCACCCGTACGCTCTGCTGCCCGGTGCGGGCGAGCACCCCGGCGGGCCCGAGCTTGACCACCGCGAGCCGGGGCCCGCGGGCCAGCAGCAGGTCCGCGGCCCGGTCCGGGTCGCGGGTGCCGACCGCGACCTCCACCTCGTCGAGGTTGCCGACGGCGACGGTGACCCGGGGCAGCACCTCGGCGACGGCCGCGGTGGCGGTGGCCGGGTCGGGCCAGAACATCGGCCGGTAGTCGAGGTCCAGCACGGTGTGCGGGCGCCCGTCCCGGGCGGCCAGCGCGGCGGCGTGCGCGGCGCGGCTGGGCTGCTGGCACAGGCCGGTGCCGGTGAGCCAGAAGACGCGGGCGGCCACGATCGCGTCGAGGTCCAGCTCGTCAGGGTGGATCTGCAGGTCCGGCGCGGTGGGGGTGCGGTAGAACCAGAGCGGGAAGTGGTCCGGCGGGAAGATCTCGCAGAAGGTGATCGGGGTGGGCAGCCCGTCGACCGGGTGGACCTGGCTGTCGTCCACCCCGTACTCGCGCAGCGCCCGGTGCACGTAGTCGGCGAAGGCGTCGGCGCCGGTGCGGGTGATCACCCCCGCGCGCAACCCCTGCCGGCTGGCCGCGACGGCCACGTTGGTGGGGCTGCCGCCGAGGAACCGGCCGAACCTCTCGACCTCGGCCAGCGGGGTGCCGACCTGCAGCGGATAGATGTCCACCCCGACCCGGCCGATGGTGAGCACATCGAGCATGCGGCGCCCTCCGTCCCGGCCGGCGTCGGCGTACCCGCCGGCTCTTGCCGTCCCTGATTGGTAACAGTGCCGTGCGAGTTGTGTCAATGTGTTGTCATGACATCCGCGCTCTGCGCTCGGTGACCGCTTCGGTACAGTGGCGCCCATCATCACGCCCCGATCCCGCGCAGCCGCAACGAGGAGGCTTCCGTGACCGGCCCCGAGATCGCGGTCGACCGCAGCAGCCCGGTCCCGCTCTACTTCCAGGTCGCCGAGCAGTTCGCCGCGGCGATCCAGCGCGGTGACCTGGCCCCGGGTGACCGCCTGGACAGCGAGTTGCAGCTGGCCGACCGGTTGGGCCTGTCCCGACCCACCGTGCGGCAGGCCATCCAGCACCTGGTCGACAAGGGACTGATCGTCCGCCGCCGCGGCGTGGGCACCCAGGTGGTGCGTGGCGAGGTACGCCGGGCGGTCGAGCTGACCAGCCTGCACGACGACCTGGTCCGGGCCGGCCAGCGTCCGTCCACCTCGGTGCTGGAGCTGGCCGTCGTGCCCTGCCCCCCGGCGGTCGCCACCGCGCTCGGCCTGCCGCCCGGCAGCGAGGTGCAGCACCTGCGCCGGCTGCGCTTCTCCGACGGCGAGCCCCTCGCGGTGATGGAGAACTGGCTCCCGGTCGACGTGCCGCGGCTGACCATGGAGGCGTTGCAGGCCGACGGCCTGTACGCGATCCTGCGCGCCGGCGGCCGGCGGATCCGCGGCGCCCAGCAGCGGATCGGCGCCCGGGCCGCCACCGCCGCCGAGGCGCAGATGCTCGGCGAACGGCGCGGCGCGCCGCTGCTCACCATGACCCGTACCGCGTACGACGACCAGGGTCGCTACGTCGAGCACGGCGCGCACATCTACCGGGCCAGCCGGTACTCGCTGGAGGTGACGGTCGCCGAGCGGTGACGGTCAGTGTTTCGCGCTCATTTCAGTGACAGGTATTTACGTCGTCAAGCTGTCATGACATTGTGGCCGCAAGCACCGCCGGCGCCGGACGTGCGGCCGGCGGGCGACCCGCGAGTCTCTTCGAAGTCTCTCCTTGCGAAGGGAAGCAGCCCATGTCAGCCAAGCCGAGACACGCAGCAGGCGTGCTCGCCGCGCTCACCGCCGTCGCTCTCACCGCCACGGCCTGCGGCGGCTCGGACGAGCCCGCCGGCAAGGACGCCAAGAACATCACCCTCACCATCTCCGCCAACGCGATCGCCGGCGGCAAGAACGCCGCCGGTGCGGAGTGGATCCAGAACTGGGTCATCCCCAAGTTCGTCGAGGCGCAGAAGGCCAAGGGCGTCACCGCCAAGGTGACGTTCGTGCCCAGCGGCGTCGACGACGAGCAGTACAAGACCAAGCTGGCCCTGGACCTGCGCTCCAAGGGCGGCGCCGACGTGATCGCCGTGGACGGCATCTGGGTCGGCGAGTTCGTCCAGGCCGGCTACCTCAAGCCACTGTCCGAGGTGGCCGGTGACCAGGTCGACTCCTGGGAGGGCTGGTCGCAGATCCCGGACACCGTGCAGGGCCTCGGCTCGTTCGAGGACAAGCGCTACGGCATCCCGCTCGGCACCGACGGCCGGGTCCTCTACTACAACAAGAAGCTCTTCGCCCAGGCCGGCCTGCCGGCCGACTGGCAGCCGAAGAGCTGGCAGGAGATCCTCGACGCCGGCGCCAAGCTCAAGGCGCTGCCCGGGGTGACCCCGATCCAGATCAACGCGGGCACCGCGATGGGCGAGGCCACCTCGATGCAGGGCGCGCTGCCGTTGCTGGTCGGCGCCGGCGGCGAGGTCTACAAGGACAACAAGTGGGCCGGCGCCAGCCAGCCGGTCAAGGACATGCTCGACTTCTACGCCAAGGTCTACGGCGGCGGGCTGGGCGACCCGAAGCTGCAGCAGGAGGCGAAGGGCCGGGACAAGTCCTTCGCGGAGTTCGCCGCCGGCAAGATCGGCATCCTGGCCGAGGGCGACTACTTCTGGCGCAGCGTGGTCAACCCCAAGGACGGCATCGCCAAGATGGCCGACCGGGACACCACCGTCGGCTACGCGATGATCCCGGCCAAGCAGCCCGGCGCCGGCATCCGCGGCCAGGACTTCGTCAGCATGTCCGGCGGCGGCGTGCGGGTGCTCAACCCCAACTCGAAGTTCCCGTCCCAGGCGTGGGAGCTGCTGTCGTTCATGCACTCGGCGGAAGCGGTCAAGGCCGAACTGGCCGGCGCCGCCCGGATCACCGCCCGCACCGACGTGAACAAGGAGGTGCTCGCGGCCGACCCGATGCTCAACTTCGTCGCCGAGAAGGTGCTGCCGATCACCGCGTACCGGCCGCCGCTGGCGGTCTACCCGCAGGTCTCGGTGGCGCTGCAGGAGGCGACCGCCGAGGTCACGGCGGGCAAGAGCGTGGACGAGGCGGCCAGCGCGTACCAGAAGAAGGTCGAAGGGTTCGTCGGTGGTCCAGGTAACGTCACCTCCTGACGAGATGGTCGAGGGAGCGCGCCCGGCAACGGGCGCCTCCCCGGCCCCCGACGCCGCCGGGCTGGGCCGGGCCCGGGCCACCGGGTTCCTCGTCCCCGCCATGCTGCTGATCCTGGTCTTCCTGGTGGTGCCGGCGGCGTGGACGATCTACCTGGGCGTCACCAACTACCGGCTGACCGGGCTGGCCGCCGCCAACCCGGAGATCGTCGGCCTGGACAACTACACCCAGGCGCTGGGCGACGAGCGGTTCCGCACCTCGCTGCTGCTGACCCTCCAGTTCGTCCTCGGCTCGGCGGTCATCGGCCAGGCCGGGCTCGGCTTCGCCATCGCGTTCGCGCTGCGCGACCGGCGCGGACCGCTGCGCCGGCTGGTCGAGGGGCTGGTCCTGCTCTCCTGGATCCTGCCCAGCTCGGTGGTCGCCTTCCTGTGGATCGCCCTGCTCGACCGGGACGCCGGCACGCTCAACGCGCTGCTCGGCATCCCCGGGATGGCCTGGCTGCTCGACTACCCGATGCTGTCGATCATCATCTTCAACACCTGGCGCGGCACCGCGTTCTCGATGATGCTCTACGCCGCCGCGCTGGAGAACGTCCCCCGCTCGCACCTGGAGACCGCCCGGCTGGCCGGCGCGTCGACCTGGCAGCAGCTGCGCGACGTGGTCTTCCCCCGCATCCGCGGGCACGTGCTGACCAACCTGCTGCTGATCAGCCTCTGGACGTTCAACGACTTCGCGCCGTTCCTGATCACCGCCGGCGGCCCCGAGCAGCGCTCGGAGATCCTGCCGGTCTACGTGTACAAGGTGGCGCTCTCCGGCGGCGAACTCGGCTTCGGCGCCGCCATCTCGTTCCTCATGCTGCTGATCAACCTGGTCATCGCGCTGGTCTACCTGCGCATGCTGGGCCGGCGGAAGGAGCCGGCGTGACCACCACCACCGCACCGTCCGCACCCACCACCGAGCCGACCGGCGACGGCCCGACCATCGCCGTACGGCACGTGCTCGCCCGGATCGGCCGCTACACGTTCCTCTGCGTCGTGCTCGGGTTCTTCGCGCTGCCGCTGCTCTGGCTGGCCACCGCCCCGTTCGACGACACCCCGACGATCACCGCGTCGCTGCCGCAGTTCACCCTGGACAACTTCCGCGCCCTGCTGGACAACCCGTACGCGCTCAGCTCGCTGCTCAACTCGGTCTACCTGGCCGGCGGCACCGCGGCGCTGGTGGTGGTCTTCGCCGCGCTCGCCGCGTACGCGCTGAGCCGGGTGCGGGTGCCCGGCCGCGACGCGCTGCTCTACGGGCTGCTGCTGCTGTCCTCGATCGTCACCGGCACCGCCACCATGGTGCCGCTGTTCGAGCTGGCCTTCCGGCTCAACCTGATCGACTCCCGGCTCGGCGTCATCCTGATCCTCAGCGGCGGGCTGCTGCCCGCGGCCATCTTCATCCTCAAGGACTTCATGGACTCCACCCCGACGTCCTACGAGGAGTCGGCCCGGGTCTTCGGCGCCAGCCCGTTGCAGATCATGCGGCACATCGTGGTGCCGGTGGTCCGCCCCGGCCTGGCCACCGTCGGGGTGTGGGCGGTGGCCAACGTGTGGGGCAACTTCCTGGTGCCGTTCCTGCTGCTGCGCGGCCCCGACAAGGCCCCCGCCGCGGTGATCATGTACACCCTCTACACCGAGGGCGGCCAGGCCGACCTGCGGCTGCTCTCCACCTTCTCGCTGCTCTACTCGCTGCCGGTGGCGCTCATGTTCGTCTTCGTCAGCAGCCGGTACGGATTCCGCTTCCACGGAGGGATCAAGCGCTGATGTCCGCCATCACCATGCGCGAACTGACCAAGGTCTACCCCGGCGGAGTACGCGCCCTGGACGCCCTCGACCTGGAGATCGCCGACGGCGAGTTCTTCGCCCTGCTCGGCCCGTCCGGCTGCGGCAAGACCACGCTGCTGCGCACCATCGCCGGGTTGGAGATCGCCTCCGGCGGCAGCGTGCACATCGGCGAGCGCAACGTCACCAACCTGCCCCCGGGCAAGCGGGACGTGGCCATGGTCTTCCAGGACTACGCCCTCTTCCCGCACATGACCGTGCAGGAGAACATCGCCTACCCGCTGCGGATCAAGAAGGTCGACCGGCGTTCCCGCGCCGACAAGGCCGCCGAGACCGCCGACGAACTCGGCCTGTCCGGGCTGCTGGCCCGCCGCCCGGGGCAGCTCTCCGGCGGCCAGCAACAGCGGGTCGCGCTGGCCCGGGCGATGGCCTGCCACCCCCAGGTGTTCCTGCTCGACGAGCCGCTGTCCAACCTCGACGCCCGGCTCCGGCTGGAGGCGCGCACCTTCCTCAAGCGGCTGCAACGCGAACTCGGCGTCACCACCGTCTTCGTCACCCACGACCAGGCCGAGGCGCTCGCCCTGGCCGACCGGATCGCGGTCATGGAGGGCGGCCGGATCCGCCAGGTCGGCACCCCCACCGAGGTCTTCCGCCGCCCCGCCAACACCTTCGTCGCCGGCTTCATCGGCTCCACCCCGATGAACCTCGTCGACGCCCAGGTGGACGGCGACGAACTGACCGTGGGGCGGGCCCGGCTGCCGCTGCCCGACGACGCC
This genomic window contains:
- a CDS encoding alpha/beta fold hydrolase, translating into MRSKPQPYAPPFPTDVATSYHDGPLGRMRSRAVGEPRSDVPELVLVQGMGVADYLMPGLGALGEWTRAHLVELPGFAGSGEPPHELTVPEFGRAVGEWLTARRLGPVVLADHSSGTQVAAQAAVGRPDVHGVVLASPTVDPAARSPLRLFVRWRLDGRREPPGLTESHRPEWKRAGLGRMLHLARAHLDHPIEEPVARLEVPLLVIRGRDDVIGTSRWGRRLAALPPTGEYVEVAGAHTFPWRDPKAWSEPIRRFATSVG
- the iolD gene encoding 3D-(3,5/4)-trihydroxycyclohexane-1,2-dione acylhydrolase (decyclizing), which codes for MPRLTVAQAVVTFLARQWSERDGRRQRLIPACFGIFGHGNVAGIGEALAAAGADLPYHLCRTEQGMVHTAAAYARMTDRLSTLACTTSIGPGATNLVTGAAGATINRLPVLLLPGDIFATRVANPVLQELEDPRSYDVSVTDALRPVSRYWDRINRPEQLPAALLAAMRVLTDPAETGAVTLALPQDVQAEAYDWPDELFAERVWHVPRPLPDIAALARAAGIVRAARRPLVVAGGGVIYSGATEALRWFAEEHGVPVAETQAGTGAMPYDHPLALGAVGVTGTTAANEIAADADVVLGVGTRYSDFTTASGTLFGADVRFVNLNVTGFDAAKLSGAQVVGDARESLAALDAACAGWETPPEYRERVTRLRERWAAVADTARHAAPDVAPTQTAVIGAVNDAAGDRGVVVCAAGSMPGDLHRLWRSADPKSYHVEYGYSCMGYEIPGGIGVKLAAPEREVFVLVGDGSYLMLPSELATAVAEGVKLVVVLVDNAGFASIGRLSESVGAHRLGTAYLDRAGAPLPVDLGANAASLGAELIRVSTMAELRAALDAAKAATRTTVVHVTTDRFEAGPDAGAWWDVPVAEVSTTEQGRAARTAYEAGRKGRRSHLRSA
- the iolB gene encoding 5-deoxy-glucuronate isomerase; translation: MRTADAHLPWGGTARPPWALEVTPEWAGWRYAGLRVLTLPTDGELTFATGEEEMLVVPLAGAATVHCDGLRLNLTGRESVFAAVTDFAYLPRDATATIRGAGRFALPSARATRRLSPRYGAARDVPVELRGAGSASRQVNNFCAPDAFACDRLVAVEVLTPGGNWSSYPPHKHEEDRTHADGRVEAALEEIYYFEVAGGAPGDGPVGYQRVYGTAERPIDVLAEVRTGDVVLVPYGYHGPSMAAPGYDLYYLNVLAGPGAARTMACVDDPRHGWIRGSWADQQVDERLPLTRPGTKEV
- a CDS encoding Cgl0159 family (beta/alpha)8-fold protein codes for the protein MSTEYAALTRTRAHRPQAIAEAAARRTRRPWPEPGRPLFVIAADHPARGALGVRDRPMAMAGRADLLDRLRLALSRPGVDGVLGTPDILEDLLLLGALENRLAIGSMNRGGLSGASFELDDRFTAYDADSIAAMRYDGGKMLCRIDPDDPGTASTLQSCAQAVTALAAHRTVALVEPLWVARTNGRVSADLRPEAVIKGVSVGQALGATSAYTWLKLPAIDEMEAVMAATTLPVLLLGGDPVEAPDVVYARWQRALRLPGVRGLVVGRALLYPPDDDVAAAVDLAGSLLPTGQDA
- the iolC gene encoding 5-dehydro-2-deoxygluconokinase, yielding MLDVLTIGRVGVDIYPLQVGTPLAEVERFGRFLGGSPTNVAVAASRQGLRAGVITRTGADAFADYVHRALREYGVDDSQVHPVDGLPTPITFCEIFPPDHFPLWFYRTPTAPDLQIHPDELDLDAIVAARVFWLTGTGLCQQPSRAAHAAALAARDGRPHTVLDLDYRPMFWPDPATATAAVAEVLPRVTVAVGNLDEVEVAVGTRDPDRAADLLLARGPRLAVVKLGPAGVLARTGQQSVRVPPVPVDVVNGLGAGDAFGGALCLGLLNGWPLERTLRFANAAGAIVASRLACSAAMPDYAETAALAGDATPPPAPSTAVLTGEDR
- a CDS encoding GntR family transcriptional regulator produces the protein MTGPEIAVDRSSPVPLYFQVAEQFAAAIQRGDLAPGDRLDSELQLADRLGLSRPTVRQAIQHLVDKGLIVRRRGVGTQVVRGEVRRAVELTSLHDDLVRAGQRPSTSVLELAVVPCPPAVATALGLPPGSEVQHLRRLRFSDGEPLAVMENWLPVDVPRLTMEALQADGLYAILRAGGRRIRGAQQRIGARAATAAEAQMLGERRGAPLLTMTRTAYDDQGRYVEHGAHIYRASRYSLEVTVAER
- a CDS encoding extracellular solute-binding protein: MSAKPRHAAGVLAALTAVALTATACGGSDEPAGKDAKNITLTISANAIAGGKNAAGAEWIQNWVIPKFVEAQKAKGVTAKVTFVPSGVDDEQYKTKLALDLRSKGGADVIAVDGIWVGEFVQAGYLKPLSEVAGDQVDSWEGWSQIPDTVQGLGSFEDKRYGIPLGTDGRVLYYNKKLFAQAGLPADWQPKSWQEILDAGAKLKALPGVTPIQINAGTAMGEATSMQGALPLLVGAGGEVYKDNKWAGASQPVKDMLDFYAKVYGGGLGDPKLQQEAKGRDKSFAEFAAGKIGILAEGDYFWRSVVNPKDGIAKMADRDTTVGYAMIPAKQPGAGIRGQDFVSMSGGGVRVLNPNSKFPSQAWELLSFMHSAEAVKAELAGAARITARTDVNKEVLAADPMLNFVAEKVLPITAYRPPLAVYPQVSVALQEATAEVTAGKSVDEAASAYQKKVEGFVGGPGNVTS
- a CDS encoding carbohydrate ABC transporter permease, which codes for MVEGARPATGASPAPDAAGLGRARATGFLVPAMLLILVFLVVPAAWTIYLGVTNYRLTGLAAANPEIVGLDNYTQALGDERFRTSLLLTLQFVLGSAVIGQAGLGFAIAFALRDRRGPLRRLVEGLVLLSWILPSSVVAFLWIALLDRDAGTLNALLGIPGMAWLLDYPMLSIIIFNTWRGTAFSMMLYAAALENVPRSHLETARLAGASTWQQLRDVVFPRIRGHVLTNLLLISLWTFNDFAPFLITAGGPEQRSEILPVYVYKVALSGGELGFGAAISFLMLLINLVIALVYLRMLGRRKEPA
- a CDS encoding carbohydrate ABC transporter permease: MTTTTAPSAPTTEPTGDGPTIAVRHVLARIGRYTFLCVVLGFFALPLLWLATAPFDDTPTITASLPQFTLDNFRALLDNPYALSSLLNSVYLAGGTAALVVVFAALAAYALSRVRVPGRDALLYGLLLLSSIVTGTATMVPLFELAFRLNLIDSRLGVILILSGGLLPAAIFILKDFMDSTPTSYEESARVFGASPLQIMRHIVVPVVRPGLATVGVWAVANVWGNFLVPFLLLRGPDKAPAAVIMYTLYTEGGQADLRLLSTFSLLYSLPVALMFVFVSSRYGFRFHGGIKR
- a CDS encoding ABC transporter ATP-binding protein is translated as MSAITMRELTKVYPGGVRALDALDLEIADGEFFALLGPSGCGKTTLLRTIAGLEIASGGSVHIGERNVTNLPPGKRDVAMVFQDYALFPHMTVQENIAYPLRIKKVDRRSRADKAAETADELGLSGLLARRPGQLSGGQQQRVALARAMACHPQVFLLDEPLSNLDARLRLEARTFLKRLQRELGVTTVFVTHDQAEALALADRIAVMEGGRIRQVGTPTEVFRRPANTFVAGFIGSTPMNLVDAQVDGDELTVGRARLPLPDDARGQVTDGERLVYGVRPEYLDYSPTPVPGALTGQVVVVENLGSVSLVSLDVPGDDTADAADADATGDGGTAGDGGGRTSVQVVVAEGGEPEPGDTGWVVPRPGRSLLYRDGDLVTAGETASVPAPRAGAGVQG